Proteins from one Diprion similis isolate iyDipSimi1 chromosome 3, iyDipSimi1.1, whole genome shotgun sequence genomic window:
- the LOC124404182 gene encoding AP-3 complex subunit sigma-2 isoform X1, with amino-acid sequence MHSVSIQTSGFNMIKAILVFNNHGKPRLSKFYQYFNEDMQQQIIKETFQLVSKRDDNVCNFLEGGSLIGGSDYKLIYRHYATLYFVFCVDSSESELGILDLIQVFVETLDKCFENVCELDLIFHVDKVHYILNELVMGGMVLETNMTEILSRIEDQNKLEKQEAGITAAPARAVSAVKNMNIPQQLKDMKLPDLPQAIKDLKF; translated from the exons ATGCATTCTGTTTCTATACAAACAAGTGGCTTCAACATGATTAAGGCAATTTTAGTGTTCAACAATCATGGCAAACCCAGACTGTCGAAATTTTATCAGTACTTT AATGAGGACATGCAGCAACAAATAATCAAAGAGACGTTCCAACTCGTGTCAAAACGAGACGATAACGTCTGCAATTTTTTGGAAGGAGGCAGTCTGATTGGGGGTTCGGACTACAAACTAATCTACCGACACTATGCGACCTTGTACTTTGTTTTCTGCGTCGACAGTTCAGAATCAGAATTAGGAATATTGGATCTCATACAAGTATTCGTTGAAACGCTGGACAAATGCTTTGAGAACGTCTGTGAATTGGACCTCATTTTTCACGTGGACAAAGTTCATTACATACTAAATGAGCTGGTGATGGGTGGCATGGTACTCGAAACAAACATGACTGAAATTCTGAGCCGAATCGAAGACCAAAACAAGCTAGAAAAACAAGAG GCGGGAATAACGGCAGCTCCAGCTCGGGCTGTATCAGCagttaaaaatatgaatataccGCAGCAGTTAAAAGACATGAAACTACCCGACCTACCACAGGCAATAAAGGACCTCAAGTTCTGA
- the LOC124404177 gene encoding uncharacterized protein LOC124404177: MSAIVGEDAMAPTTHRGLSDWWNEETEYVFQRIEEWAALARGYNRLRSQRYSRGRLTMRDEPVDTNWNISANKLVVGDCESLSPRFYRLERSWRRKSRPEEVRINCCGSLNYQSNNRVDSQCLEEYRYDHSIYFKTIGDIRGRNRNRNCSLKRAESPKTVGEIECHRCDDERSEKSPPAFSGKSALHDDDQPSNAAGSQVWPITDLTQMNLEADESRRYLNDELEGDLQNDNYCSSEDNLNNNNHVNNGVQCDGNSITRKTDQQLSLKQRLVSIRRTRQSPRKVSQPTITGDNNVVWPGVLLNYTKKGDVICSPHRQSIKK; the protein is encoded by the coding sequence ATGTCTGCAATTGTTGGTGAAGACGCTATGGCGCCGACGACACATCGAGGGTTATCGGATTGGTGGAACGAGGAGACTGAGTATGTGTTCCAAAGGATCGAGGAATGGGCCGCTTTAGCACGAGGCTACAACCGCCTCAGATCGCAGAGGTATTCTCGAGGGCGTCTGACCATGAGAGACGAGCCAGTCGACACCAACTGGAACATTTCAGCGAACAAGCTCGTGGTGGGGGACTGCGAGTCTTTGAGTCCACGTTTTTATAGACTGGAACGTTCGTGGAGACGAAAATCCAGGCCAGAAGAAGTGCGTATCAACTGTTGCGGCAGCCTGAATTACCAATCGAACAATCGTGTGGATAGCCAGTGCCTGGAGGAGTACAGATACGACCACAGCATTTACTTCAAAACGATCGGCGACATCCGTGGCAGAAATCGAAACCGGAATTGCAGTCTTAAGCGGGCTGAGAGTCCCAAAACCGTGGGGGAAATCGAATGTCACCGATGCGATGACGAACGTAGCGAAAAATCACCGCCTGCATTTAGCGGGAAAAGTGCCCTTCACGATGATGATCAGCCGTCGAACGCTGCTGGTTCCCAAGTTTGGCCTATCACTGATTTGACACAGATGAACTTGGAAGCCGACGAAAGTCGACGCTATTTGAACGATGAGTTAGAAGGGGATCTACAGAATGATAATTACTGCAGCAGTGAGGATaatcttaataataataatcatgtaAATAATGGCGTACAGTGTGACGGTAATTCGATAACGCGGAAAACTGATCAACAGTTGTCACTAAAGCAGCGATTAGTCAGTATTCGGAGAACCAGACAATCTCCCCGAAAAGTATCTCAGCCGACGATAACTGGAGACAACAATGTTGTTTGGCCTGGAGTTCTACTTAATTACACAAAAAAAGGTGATGTTATCTGTTCGCCGCATCGTCAGTCGATCAAAAAATAG
- the LOC124404180 gene encoding GATA zinc finger domain-containing protein 1, with the protein MPLGMKPKCTKCESTDSILWHSTDTGNICNNCSESDRCGNAIDDDDKVSNNSSNNANATVKNESNDAKLQPRKSTRVTRYLKNKPVTQLKVLPKGKGRRHIFKKTPIKAPAAVATPVTSDYVFYKGSYIQVGDIVSMQDIDGGIYYAQIRGLLTDQYCEKSAAVTWLIPTTASPPPQHGFYPETYLIGPEEDLPRKLECMEFVMHAPSDYYKLKNTPYPPPLTETGAGFVWTSLKHEISIRRKTRNLV; encoded by the exons atgccgCTAGGAATGAAGCCGAAGTGCACTAAATGCGAAAGTACAGACAGTATTTTATGGCACAGTACTGATACCGGTAATATCTGTAATAATTGTTCCGAATCTGACCGTTGCGGGAACGCAATTGACGATGATGACAAAGTTAGCAATAATTCATCGAACAATGCCAATGCCACTGTAAAAAATGAGTCGAATGACGCTAAACTGCAACCCCGAAAGAGTACAAGAGTGACCAGATACCTTAAAAACAAACCAGTTACACAGTTGAAAGTTTTGCCTAAGGGTAAAGGACGCagacatattttcaaaaagaca CCAATCAAAGCTCCTGCGGCTGTTGCGACGCCAGTCACCAGTGACTACGTCTTTTATAAAGGTTCTTACATTCAAGTTGGAGATATAGTGTCCATGCAAGACATTGATGGCGGTATTTACTATGCCCAGATACGAGGGCTTCTGACGGATCAATATTGTGAGAAAAGCGCAGCAGTGACGTGGCTGATACCAACAACTGCTAG CCCTCCGCCACAACACGGATTTTATCCCGAGACGTACCTAATTGGACCTGAGGAGGACTTACCAAGAAAACTGGAGTGCATGGAATTCGTGATGCATGCACCATCCGATTactacaaattgaaaaatactccATATCCGCCCCCATTGACGGAGACCGGGGCCGGTTTCGTATGGACATCTTTGAAACACGAAATCAGTATCCGCAGAAA AACAAGAAACCTGGTTTGA
- the LOC124404175 gene encoding uncharacterized protein LOC124404175 gives MTRKCVLCKGTNYKRTFSFFSAPKDLETRKKWQQVIPIADYTVTDDTYICSKHFKPSDIITHWVSGVPPHVVRIKYKKFRLRVGAVPCLSIKENDDSGNMLIPDQSGLHDKLISDEVDFLIPRKNYKESVSINSHVNESSFNYSNEANFEKSNIIDQRHVLFSQLERIDDYINENRIHSSDDGHIQKSADSIKDTECGQTDNYFMFDYKHVYKDKSETSIIVDKLQEKNENSKRNLMAHCIQLEQNKEVVKEELIIEDSLKFYNEHHTDDDCVKDDNKTERRREIEACFVTETLKFPVDKECSDKMSNSVLNETMLFEDFLEIYTEVTLPRGWSFLVTSKGHATTVVYLYMNFSMNHTPVVNKTVHIRSDMIMHCSVSSRKINPFLHNLVRNGKSNKVYTLSDIEELVDELDQRHICEGGPNVQDFGDIRMGIAFMDTVKWRHMECPLIMNNESSQCSKCASLNVAFAQRKNREPVYNMLLNKQKEIEKLRRSLKKITRHNRRLDEIRFNFKNRLKSLLTGSKQNIGGRIIPKIQELMIQERLRSNLVRS, from the exons ATGACGCGAAAATGCGTTCTTTGCAAGGGAACGAACTACAAACGAACCTTCAGCTTTTTTTCTGCCCCAAAAGATCTAGAGACGCGCAAAAAATGGCAGCAAGTTATTCCCATCGCCGATTACACAGTCACTGATGACACTTACATCTGCAGCAAACATTTCAAACCGTCTGATATAATCACACATTGGGTCAGTGGTGTACCACCTCACGTTGTACGA ATAAAGTACAAAAAGTTCAGATTGCGAGTTGGAGCAGTTCCATGTTTAAGTATCAAAGAAAATGATGATTCGGGAAATATGCTTATACCTGATCAATCTGGGTTACATGATAAATTGATCAGCGATGAGGTCGATTTTCTGATaccaagaaaaaattacaaagagtCTGTATCAATTAATTCTCATGTCAATGAATCTAGTTTTAATTATTCCAATGAAGCGAACTTTGAGAAATCCAATATCATCGATCAGAGACATGTGCTCTTTAGTCAGTTGGAGCGAATCGATgattatataaatgaaaacagaATACACAGTTCAGATGATGGTCACATACAGAAATCTGCAGACTCGATAAAAGACACGGAATGTGGTCAAactgataattatttcatgtttGACTATAAGCATGTGTACAAAGACAAAAGCGAGACATCAATTATTGTCGATAAGTtacaagagaaaaatgaaaattctaaaagAAATCTTATGGCTCATTGTATTCAGCTGGAACAGAATAAGGAAGTTGTGAAAGAGGAATTAATAATAGAAGATTCGCTAAAGTTTTACAATGAACATCACACAGATGATGATTGTGTGAAAGATGATAATAAGACGGAAAGAAGACGAGAGATTGAAGCTTGTTTCGTCACAGAAACATTGAAATTCCCTGTCGATAAAGAATGTAGCGACAAAATGTCTAACTCTGTACTAAACGAAACAATGCTGTTCGaagattttcttgaaatttacaCAGAAGTTACACTGCCGCGAGGCTGGTCCTTTCTTGTAACTTCGAAAGGACATGCAACAACTGTTGTTTACCTttacatgaatttttcaatgaatcacACACCCGTTGTGAACAAAACAGTGCACATAAGAAGCGACATGATAATGCACTGCAGTgtcagcagcagaaaaataaatccgTTCCTTCATAATCTTGTGAGAAATGGCAAAAGCAACAAAGTCTATACTTTATCTGATATTGAGGAACTTGTCGACGAATTGGATCAGCGGCATATCTGTGAAG GGGGTCCGAATGTTCAAGACTTTGGAGATATTAGAATGGGAATTGCATTTATGGATACAGTGAAATGGAGACACATGGAATGTCCCCTCATCATGAACAACGAGTCTTCACAATGCTCAAAATGTGCAAGTCTAAACGTCGCCTTTGCGCAGAGGAAGAATAGGGAGCCTGTCTACAATATGCTTctgaacaaacaaaaggaaattgaaaagttgaggAGATCGTTGAAGAAAATAACCAGGCACAATCGTCGTCTGGACGAAATTCggttcaatttcaaaaacagaCTGAAATCACTCCTAACAGGTTCAAAACAAAATATCGGCGGTAGAATCAtaccaaaaattcaagaattgaTGATTCAGGAGCGCCTCAGATCGAATTTGGTTAGGAGTTGA
- the LOC124404182 gene encoding AP-3 complex subunit sigma-2 isoform X3 has translation MHSVSIQTSGFNMIKAILVFNNHGKPRLSKFYQYFNEDMQQQIIKETFQLVSKRDDNVCNFLEGGSLIGGSDYKLIYRHYATLYFVFCVDSSESELGILDLIQVFVETLDKCFENVCELDLIFHVDKVHYILNELVMGGMVLETNMTEILSRIEDQNKLEKQEGAYKSVRSYSPRQIVLLGPPP, from the exons ATGCATTCTGTTTCTATACAAACAAGTGGCTTCAACATGATTAAGGCAATTTTAGTGTTCAACAATCATGGCAAACCCAGACTGTCGAAATTTTATCAGTACTTT AATGAGGACATGCAGCAACAAATAATCAAAGAGACGTTCCAACTCGTGTCAAAACGAGACGATAACGTCTGCAATTTTTTGGAAGGAGGCAGTCTGATTGGGGGTTCGGACTACAAACTAATCTACCGACACTATGCGACCTTGTACTTTGTTTTCTGCGTCGACAGTTCAGAATCAGAATTAGGAATATTGGATCTCATACAAGTATTCGTTGAAACGCTGGACAAATGCTTTGAGAACGTCTGTGAATTGGACCTCATTTTTCACGTGGACAAAGTTCATTACATACTAAATGAGCTGGTGATGGGTGGCATGGTACTCGAAACAAACATGACTGAAATTCTGAGCCGAATCGAAGACCAAAACAAGCTAGAAAAACAAGAG GGGGCTTACAAATCAGTGCGATCTTACTCACCTCGTCAGATTGTTCTTCTGGGACCTCCTCCCTAA
- the LOC124404181 gene encoding tetraspanin-7-like has protein sequence MGKHLQTVAAMACMKTLLILFNFAFGCTGVLMLCVGIWMRIQLREYVDMSIEGSGAAPLALACLGILVVVASILACCCTARGHPALLYLYGAFLAVVVLLELGSGASVYAYRNALTEGFDQGLNESLVLYVDDHNKQHDIDTMQSTLHCCGNRGYTDWKSINLPEEIPKSCCKQLEKPCDSSNLDNVYTQGCYNRVVDFINSNIGLVAGSAVGVAFFPLIGVFLACCLASNINKAKYEQVA, from the exons atgggTAAACATCTGCAAACTGTTGCGGCAATGGCCTGCATGAAGACGCTGTTGATACTCTTCAACTTTGCATTTGGG TGCACCGGAGTGCTGATGCTGTGTGTTGGAATCTGGATGCGTATTCAGCTCCGAGAGTACGTAGATATGAGCATTGAAGGTAGCGGTGCAGCGCCTCTGGCTCTGGCCTGCCTCGGCATCCTCGTAGTCGTAGCTTCTATCTTGGCATGTTGTTGCACGGCACGTGGACATCCGGCACTCTTATACCTC TACGGAGCATTTCTGGCGGTTGTGGTACTCCTAGAGCTGGGATCAGGTGCCTCCGTTTATGCATACCGCAACGCTCTGACCGAGGGCTTCGATCAAGGGCTCAATGAAAGCTTGGTTCTCTATGTAGACGACCATAACAAACAGCATGATATAGATACCATGCAGTCTACC CTGCATTGCTGTGGAAACCGCGGCTACACTGACTGGAAGTCTATAAACTTACCGGAAGAGATTCCTAAATCTTGCTGCAAGCAGCTTGAAAAACCGTGTGACTCTTCGAATCTGGATAACGTGTATACTCAG GGCTGCTACAACCGGGTCGTGGACTTCATAAACAGTAACATTGGCTTGGTGGCTGGTAGTGCTGTAGGTGTTGCATTCTTTCCTCTGATTGGAGTCTTCCTTGCTTGTTGCCTTGCCAGTAATATCAACAAAGCCAAATACGAGCAAGTTGCCTAA
- the LOC124404187 gene encoding uncharacterized protein LOC124404187 produces the protein MNTSTTAMSMKFSLILITVIFAWLLNGHQTHAVRESASNVNRRFYGRPLFPGRYPTVDILGDDEDITELNKRQLSDDYGHMRFGKREQFDDYGHMRFGRNHD, from the exons ATGAATACCAGCACCACTGCAATGTCGATGAAGTTCtcgttgattttaatcaccGTCATCTTTGCCTGGCTACTGAATGGCCACCAGACCCATGCTGTGCGAGAATCGGCTTCCAACGTTAACCGAAGATTTTATGGGCGTCCTTTATTTCCTGG gcGGTATCCTACCGTCGATATTCTTGGGGATGATGAAGATATTACAGAGCTTAATAAAAGGCAATTGTCAGACGACTATGGTCACATGAGGTTTGGAAAGCGAGAGCAGTTTGATGACTATGGGCACATGCGATTCGGTAGAAATCACGACTGA
- the LOC124404182 gene encoding AP-3 complex subunit sigma-2 isoform X2, producing the protein MHSVSIQTSGFNMIKAILVFNNHGKPRLSKFYQYFNEDMQQQIIKETFQLVSKRDDNVCNFLEGGSLIGGSDYKLIYRHYATLYFVFCVDSSESELGILDLIQVFVETLDKCFENVCELDLIFHVDKVHYILNELVMGGMVLETNMTEILSRIEDQNKLEKQECSFLFNTAYTPTIAPEHVLVVMAFYTRELT; encoded by the exons ATGCATTCTGTTTCTATACAAACAAGTGGCTTCAACATGATTAAGGCAATTTTAGTGTTCAACAATCATGGCAAACCCAGACTGTCGAAATTTTATCAGTACTTT AATGAGGACATGCAGCAACAAATAATCAAAGAGACGTTCCAACTCGTGTCAAAACGAGACGATAACGTCTGCAATTTTTTGGAAGGAGGCAGTCTGATTGGGGGTTCGGACTACAAACTAATCTACCGACACTATGCGACCTTGTACTTTGTTTTCTGCGTCGACAGTTCAGAATCAGAATTAGGAATATTGGATCTCATACAAGTATTCGTTGAAACGCTGGACAAATGCTTTGAGAACGTCTGTGAATTGGACCTCATTTTTCACGTGGACAAAGTTCATTACATACTAAATGAGCTGGTGATGGGTGGCATGGTACTCGAAACAAACATGACTGAAATTCTGAGCCGAATCGAAGACCAAAACAAGCTAGAAAAACAAGAG tgttcttttcttttcaacactGCCTATACGCCAACAATTGCTCCTGAACATGTCCTTGTAGTTATGGCTTTTTACACCAGAGAACTGACTTAA